A region of the Primulina eburnea isolate SZY01 chromosome 7, ASM2296580v1, whole genome shotgun sequence genome:
TGTAAGAAGCTGATTATCGTCACGGTTCCATGAAATATACGAGACAGGTTTCTTATGACCAGATAATCTATGTTTCAAAGAAACTTGTCCATCAACTTCAACCTACAGAAAGTAACAAAACTATGAATAACATGAAGCCTTTGAACAGCATGCTCAAAATTTGTTTATATACTGGAAGAATGAACTTTTACTTTCAAGACACAGAAGACAGTCTAGAGTAACTACTTGGATCTTTTTTATGTGTTTCCAAACGATTAATTTGGGATATGTATATGAAACAAGGCAGAAGAAGAGTCAGAAGAAAACTAACTACCGACAAGTTCACATATTTGAAGATTCAAGAGTGTGTGAAGCTCCAAGAAGAGATTTGCAGGTTTCAATTGACTAGCATAAAGATTCTTGACAAGTTCACTAATATTGGTAATTTCAATTAACTAGCATAAAGGTAATATTAACTACTTCACGATTTTGTTCATTCCAGGTCATGTTTCAGGTTTTAACGTGATTGTGATTTCTGCTGTAGTGGACAGGACAAGGAAAGTGACAACAGCAGCGGCATCAACTGTAACCAAGTAGATAGCGATAACAATATGTAATGTGCAATGGCTTTTAGTATAATGGACTAAATGGATCGGAGTTGGAGAAATGATTTAGCATTCAACTGCATAAgcaattgatttttttaaaaaaatatgcagATAGACTTTTCTTGGATCTTTCAGTTCACATTGGTACACATGGTTACAATATTATTTGCATTTTGCAAAGCGCGTTCAACTACTTGTTCCGATCCATGAAACATTTGTGAAAAACTGCTGTGAAAGTGTATCATGTATGAGACCACAGGTCACGCCGAAGTCAATCACATAAACAAATATATGAAACTAGACTGTGTACCTCCCATATAATCACAAGGACAACCACTGCATGAAGAGGCTAAGTATTTTCCATTGTGTGAAAATTTCAAGAACCAGACTTCACCTTTATGCTCTTGTAATACCTGCATGGTTGAAAAAGTAAACGGGAAAACCGGTTATCACAATATGGAGAGAACGTAatagtttttttattaaaaaaaataaaagttaaaaCAATCAACGACTTCTTACAAGTGTCAAAATTCAAGATTGCACactttttataaaaagaatCATATCAACACACTAGAATGCCATGCATCACATAAAGCATGATGACATCCATTGCAACACATGATGCTAGCTAAGAGTTGAGTGTCAGTAAGGGAAGAATGTGTTAATAATTTTTACAAGTAAGCCACATTTAAAATCTAAAGAACGAAAAATTAATTTAGATGGAGCCTGGAGGTCATGCATACGGAACAATAAGGGAAGAATATTGTGTCAATAATTCTTTTGCAATAGCACCCAAAAAGGAGTTTTATCTTGTTTTTGGCAAGTTCTTGCCAATGATAAAAAGGAAAAACCTGCACGGTACGATGGGGAATCTGGTCCATGTCACAATCTTGATGAGTAAGCAATGACATCTTTCCAATGGGTAAGTTGTGTAACCAACACCTCTCATTTTGGAAGTCAATACCCTGTTCAACAAGATGAACCAATCGGTTCTCAGGAAACAAAACCGATGGGGGAAGCAACATTTTAAATTCCTCCAGAAACTCTTTACGAGAAAAGAGCCACAACCCTTCACCAAAAGTTCCATTTAGTAATATCCGAGAGGAAGACACGAGGAAGGAACATAGCTCACGAACTAGGCCATCGTGCACACCGAGCGGTAGGATCCCATACCTCAGTGTGTGCAAAGCATCCATGAATTTTTCTCCAGCCAAAAGTTCAAAAAATTTACGCTGCAATATGATAGCAGATGCCAACTTAATATCCATTAGACCAAATTGACGTAAAGTTGCGACACTTTCATCCCATTGACCGTCAAGGATTTGCTGCTTAAACATCCTCGCTTCACTGGAGTACAAACTTATTCCTGACTCGTCCTCTAGTTGCTTCCCTGTCTCTGAATACCCAAGAGAGTACAATGCATCTGCTATTGCTCtgacaaattcatttttcctgACAACACCTTTTGAACCAACAAATTCGTGGTCTCCTACCGATTCTTGCGGCCGAGCCATTCACCCTAAGAGAAAATATATAGGCTGGACGAGTAGCCAGATGATACTTTCAAGTTAATTTCCTGGAAATATATTTACGCAGAGGAAGGACAGTTATAACTTATACAAGTACACAAATTATCAGTCCTCAAAATTCATCGACCCACATATTCCCAAACAAAAATTCAGATGGGAGTAAAAATAGTATAATTCAGCCCCAAAAGTATTTTAATCAAGATTGATACAAACTTTAGACCAAATATATATGCACGAGAACTCGTTAATTTAATAATCAAGAACATATATTGGTGTAAGCACTTAAAATCTACCAACTCACAGAACTGCGGAGAAGAacgtcagattaagaaacgcgCGAGGATCGAAAAAATGGCCGCACCCAATCTTCAATGGCGAAGGCAGGAGAGCGATCAATCAGAGAGGAGAGGGATTTAGAGATGGGAGCGTGGAGAATTTCAGTTTTTTCTGTTCCAAAAGTGGTTATTATTATGGCGGGCATGCAACTACGTTTTGAATCTCATATTTATTGGCTAAAACTAtataggtaaaaacttgtgtgagacggtctcacgggtcgtatttgtgagacggatctcttatttggtcacccatgaaaaaatactactttttatactaaaagtattactttttattgtgaatatgggtagggttgacccgtctcacggattatgacccgtgagacggtctcacatgagactcactcaactatatatatataataaatcataagTATCGAAATggttataaattaatatttttgaaaaatgctgCAATCTTCTAAATAGTAACTTGTAACTAAAATATTATGTAATTCAGTAATAAATTTACCAGAAGtaaacaaaaatattattacCAGAAGTAAAAATATGTGATAAATGTAGCAATATATATCGAAGCACACAATTTCGAAAAACAACATGAACAGCTTAAAAAATGGTTGCCAAAATTCCGATCACCAAACAAGAACTCAAGCTCATCACAAACCAGCCACAGCGGATTCTTCCTCTGCCGTTGCTCGAAATTTTGTCCGCCGCCGCCTCGTCGTAGTCGGTGGACGGACCTGGAGCTTCGGCGCTCTTCGATTTTGTTAACGGATCCGCCTTGAACAGCTGCCTCGGCAATAAAACCCTGTCGATCTTAAAAACCGACAGAGGATCTGCATCGATTAGAGTTCCTTTTATCGTAGCCGTGTCGACTTTTGTTTCCAGTTTTACGTTGTCTCCATTGTTTAGAACGGTGAGATCGTATTTGTTCGGTCCTTCAGTGGCTAAAGTGTTCACCACTCCGTTGCTCGATCTGAGCATTCCGAGTGAATTGTAGGTTGGGATAGCGTGATACAGGACCACCGAAGTTTTCCCGTCGGAGGTTAAATTTTTGTAGCTAGGCATGAATGATTTCAGGGCGTCGTCGGAAGGGCAGAAGACCGTTAATCCGCCTACGACACTTTGAAGAAAAGTTTCTTCGACCCCTTCCGCTCTGATCAAATCGGAAAACGCTTTGCAACCTTGCTTCACCATGAGAGAGGTTACGTTCACGTCAGTTGGTGCGGAAGACGGAGCTTCAGCTTCCGGCGACGTCAGAATATGACTGATTTGGATAACCGAGATATCATACGGCAAATCTCCTATGGTCTTGACAAAGGTTGCCATCGGCTGATCTTCGCTGCTGTCGACAGGTAAGAAACCAACTTTCCCGCCTTTCATGTCAGTGATGTCGACGTATCCAGATGTCCCGGCCGCCTCTCCCGTTGCCTGAAACAGGGAGGAGGTGGTGATGGATCCCTTCGGCATCTGGTGGAGCTTCTTGGAGCTGAAGTAATCAGCAAAGATGTGAAGGGAAAGAATGTTCTTGATGGTGTAGAGTGGATAGTTCTTGGAAAGGATGTCGGTCATGGCTGCATTGTCAACAGCACACACCGTGATGGTGCGGCGGCGGTTGATCTCCGCCGCCAAGTGCGTGACGGTGAGGTAGTGGTTGAAGGTGGACAAGTCCGGGTCCCCGGCAAGTATATGGGTGATGTTGTGTGCATGCACGGTTGCCGAAAGCACTAGCACCAGTGGAAGAATCAAGATTCTCAGCTGCATGGTTTCCACTAATCTTCGCCCGTTGATTAAAAATGGTACCAAGGTATGTATATTTAGATTGCATTATATAATAATCACATTgaataggtcttttgtgagacggtctcacgaatttttatctatgagacgggtcaaccccaccgatatcacaataaaaaataatactcttagcataaaaaataatattttttcatggagaacccaaataagatatatcgtctcacaaaatacgatatgtGAGACCATctgacacaaatttttgtcattaaaGTTAATTTGGTTTTTTATTTGTCGGTAACTAAATATTTTTCACCAATGGGTACTATGTTGTTGTCACAGCATTTAACTGAAGGTATTATGTAGTTTTCgtcattttattttcattagCCTAACTTTTTTCCTCCAAATTATTCGACCATAGATCCCAAATAATACaatacaataatttttttaatttttttacataCCCATT
Encoded here:
- the LOC140835970 gene encoding fasciclin-like arabinogalactan protein 2 translates to MQLRILILPLVLVLSATVHAHNITHILAGDPDLSTFNHYLTVTHLAAEINRRRTITVCAVDNAAMTDILSKNYPLYTIKNILSLHIFADYFSSKKLHQMPKGSITTSSLFQATGEAAGTSGYVDITDMKGGKVGFLPVDSSEDQPMATFVKTIGDLPYDISVIQISHILTSPEAEAPSSAPTDVNVTSLMVKQGCKAFSDLIRAEGVEETFLQSVVGGLTVFCPSDDALKSFMPSYKNLTSDGKTSVVLYHAIPTYNSLGMLRSSNGVVNTLATEGPNKYDLTVLNNGDNVKLETKVDTATIKGTLIDADPLSVFKIDRVLLPRQLFKADPLTKSKSAEAPGPSTDYDEAAADKISSNGRGRIRCGWFVMSLSSCLVIGILATIF